Proteins found in one Arachis stenosperma cultivar V10309 chromosome 8, arast.V10309.gnm1.PFL2, whole genome shotgun sequence genomic segment:
- the LOC130943894 gene encoding uncharacterized protein LOC130943894, which translates to MTTLVHFTTQVSHLRPKCFFHGGATTFKKRPTFSFSQLDSKFCSFHLGSYNFNNKHITCRERRGSLLLGGAVFRNGILLEENKGCKRVVIVRNNQGFGFNGGGGGGGGRDDGANVRILGNLALAIGLTYLSMTGQLGWILDAIVSIWIFAVLIPVVGIGFFIWWAGRDIMQGTCPNCGNDFQVFKSSLNDDLQLCPFCGQPFSVVGDEFVKDSVKFSNQSTTFGQAFNNFSGSRNEKDSSRAIDVEAEIKDAD; encoded by the exons ATGACCACACTCGTTCATTTCACGACTCAAGTTTCACACTTGAGGCCCAAGTGCTTCTTCCATGGTGGTGCCACCACATTCAAGAAGAGACccactttctctttctctcaGTTGGACTCAAAGTTTTGTTCTTTTCATCTGGGTAGCTACAACTTCAACAACAAGCACATAACTTGCAGAGAGAGGAGGGGATCCTTGTTACTGGGAGGGGCAGTGTTTCGAAATGGGATTTTGTTGGAAGAGAATAAGGGTTGCAAGAGGGTTGTTATAGTGAGGAACAATCAAGGGTTTGGCTtcaatggtggtggtggtggtggtggtggaagaGACGATGGAGCTAATGTTAGGATTTTGGGTAATCTTGCTTTGGCTATTGGATTAACTTATCTTTCAATGACTGGGCAGCTTGGCTGGATTTTGGATGCTATTGTTTCAATTTgg ATCTTTGCTGTTCTCATACCGGTAGTAGGTATTGGTTTCTTCATCTGGTGGGCTGGACGAGATATAATGCAAGGCACT TGTCCAAATTGTGGAAATGATTTTCAGGTTTTCAA ATCCTCTCTAAATGATGATTTGCAGTTGTGCCCTTTTTGTGGTCAACCTTTCTCTG TTGTTGGCGATGAGTTTGTGAAGGACTCCGTGAAGTTCTCAAACCAATCTACAACATTTGGACAAGCATTCAACAATTTCTCCGGTTCTAGAAATG AGAAAGATTCAAGTAGAGCGATTGATGTTGAAGCTGAAATCAAAGACGCAGATTGA
- the LOC130944068 gene encoding uncharacterized protein LOC130944068 → MAAWTAAAARQASNMTRLSSIKPHSLLHRRGMAGGGDPHGPPKVNMWEDPTSPSRWKEEHFVLVSLAGWGAFIYGTYKFFTRGKGNKEEKVGEAPNKA, encoded by the exons ATGGCGGCGTGGACTGCTGCGGCGGCTCGACAAGCCTCCAACATGACTCGCCTTTCCTCTATCAAACCCCATTCTCTCCTTCACCGCCGTGGCATGGCTGGCGGCGGCG ATCCTCATGGACCTCCAAAGGTGAATATGTGGGAGGACCCAACAAGTCCATCTAGGTGGAAAGAAGAACAT TTTGTGCTTGTTTCATTGGCTGGGTGGGGCGCATTCATCTATGGGACCTACAAGTTCTTCACTAGAGGCAAGGGCAACAAAGAAGAG AAAGTTGGAGAAGCACCAAACAAGGCTTGA
- the LOC130945977 gene encoding uncharacterized protein LOC130945977: MSRRRLFTPPSNGSGSVSASSISKRVHDRKFNGRCYCGLGVTLLQSGTAMNPGRWFIRCPNWKNSDCNFFEWVDEIEGKWEGLRRGLSERNVQENVNKAEAEVKMLMMLGRFEVEETVGIQKMSTRVISDM, translated from the exons ATGTCGAGGAGAAGACTCTTTACTCCACCTTCGAACGGCAGTGGTAGTGTGTCTGCAAGCTCAATTTCGAAGAGGGTGCATGATAGGAAGTTCAATGGCAGATGTTACTGTGGGTTGGGAGTGACACTGTTACAATCAGGAACGGCAATGAATCCTGGGAGGTGGTTCATCCGTTGTCCGAATTGGAAG AACTCAGACTGCAACTTCTTTGAATGGGTAGACGAAATCGAAGGGAAGTGGGAGGGTCTGAGACGAGGACTGTCAGAAAGAAATGTGCAGGAAAACGTTAATAAGGCTGAGGCTGAAGTGAAGATGCTGATGATGTTAGGGAGGTTTGAAGTTGAA GAG ACAGTTGGAATTCAGAAAATGTCAACCAGAGTGATATCAGATATGTAA